One region of Streptomyces sp. NBC_00442 genomic DNA includes:
- a CDS encoding sulfite exporter TauE/SafE family protein — protein sequence MALSIWEALAVLAAGIGAGTINTIVGSGTLLTFPVLLATGLPPITANVSNALGLVPGSISGAIGYRHELRGQTRRVLRLGAAALLGGLAGAILLLALPSSSFDAIVPVLVGLALVLVLFQPRLAAAITRRREARGTEAHPEGGAALLAGLFLASMYGGYFGAAQGVLYLSLMGLLLADSLQRINAVKNILGAVVNGIAAVFFLFVAEFNWTAVLLIAAGSTIGGQIGAKVGRRLKPAVLRGVIIAVGVVAILQLTLK from the coding sequence ATGGCCTTGTCCATCTGGGAAGCACTCGCGGTCCTCGCCGCCGGCATCGGCGCGGGCACCATCAACACGATCGTCGGATCCGGCACGCTCCTCACCTTCCCCGTGCTCCTGGCGACCGGCCTGCCACCGATCACCGCCAACGTCTCCAACGCGCTGGGCCTCGTCCCCGGCTCCATCAGCGGTGCCATCGGCTACCGCCACGAACTGCGCGGCCAGACCCGCCGCGTGCTCCGCCTCGGCGCCGCCGCCCTCCTCGGAGGGCTCGCCGGGGCGATCCTGCTGCTCGCGCTGCCGTCCTCGTCGTTCGACGCGATCGTGCCCGTCCTTGTCGGCCTGGCCCTCGTGCTCGTCCTGTTCCAGCCGCGCCTGGCCGCCGCCATCACCCGCCGCCGCGAGGCGCGCGGCACCGAGGCCCACCCCGAGGGCGGCGCCGCACTCCTCGCCGGCCTCTTCCTCGCCAGCATGTACGGCGGCTACTTCGGCGCCGCCCAGGGCGTCCTCTACCTGTCCCTGATGGGCCTTCTCCTGGCCGACAGCCTGCAGCGCATCAACGCCGTCAAGAACATCCTCGGCGCCGTCGTCAACGGCATCGCGGCCGTCTTCTTCCTCTTCGTCGCCGAGTTCAACTGGACGGCCGTGCTGCTCATCGCCGCCGGCTCGACCATAGGAGGCCAGATCGGCGCCAAGGTCGGACGCCGCCTCAAGCCGGCGGTCCTACGCGGCGTGATCATTGCCGTCGGCGTCGTCGCGATCCTCCAACTGACCCTGAAGTAA